In a genomic window of Streptomyces pristinaespiralis:
- a CDS encoding PspA/IM30 family protein, with protein MTKQTVLGRVTQLARANINALLDQAEDPQKMLDQLIRDYTNNIVEAEQAVASTIGNLRLMEQDHQEDVDAAREWGGKALAASRKADELRAAGQSADADKFDNLAKVALGRQLRSEQEAKTAEPTIASQTAVVDKLKSGLEQMKAKLGQLQARRDELVARAKSAEAQNRMMDAVKSIDVLDPTSELHRFEDKVRREEARALGKQELAASSLDAQFEQLESMGEDAEIEARLAALKSA; from the coding sequence ATGACCAAGCAGACCGTTCTCGGGCGGGTCACCCAGCTGGCCAGGGCGAACATCAACGCGCTGCTGGACCAGGCGGAGGACCCGCAGAAGATGCTCGACCAGCTGATCCGCGACTACACGAACAACATCGTGGAGGCCGAACAGGCGGTGGCGAGCACCATCGGCAACCTGCGCCTCATGGAACAGGACCACCAGGAGGACGTGGACGCCGCCCGGGAATGGGGCGGCAAGGCGCTGGCGGCCAGCAGGAAGGCGGACGAACTGCGTGCCGCGGGACAGTCCGCGGACGCCGACAAGTTCGACAACCTGGCGAAGGTCGCCCTCGGCAGACAGCTCCGGTCCGAGCAGGAGGCGAAGACGGCGGAGCCGACGATCGCCTCCCAGACGGCGGTCGTCGACAAGCTCAAGTCCGGTCTGGAACAGATGAAGGCGAAGCTGGGACAGCTCCAGGCGAGGCGGGACGAACTGGTGGCCAGAGCGAAGTCCGCGGAGGCGCAGAACCGGATGATGGACGCGGTGAAGAGCATCGACGTGCTCGACCCGACGAGCGAACTCCACCGCTTCGAGGACAAGGTCCGGCGCGAGGAGGCGAGGGCGCTCGGCAAGCAGGAACTGGCGGCGTCGTCGCTGGACGCGCAGTTCGAGCAGCTGGAGAGCATGGGGGAGGACGCGGAGATCGAGGCGAGGTTGGCGGCGTTGAAGTCTGCGTAG
- a CDS encoding ATP-binding protein has translation MIGVIGTRGERAEWTFPAEPNVVRAARHAVRDTLHLWGIDAAVGDLTVLLVSELVTNSQRYTPGPINLRLSRPERTGVAPVLLVEVSDPLPDPPVERSARSEDESGRGLQLVACSARRWGTRRGRTGKTVWFELALAG, from the coding sequence GTGATCGGCGTGATCGGCACCCGAGGCGAACGCGCCGAGTGGACTTTTCCGGCCGAACCGAACGTGGTGCGCGCGGCCCGGCACGCGGTCCGCGACACCCTCCACCTGTGGGGAATCGACGCCGCCGTCGGTGATCTGACGGTGCTCCTGGTCAGTGAGCTGGTGACCAATTCCCAGCGCTACACCCCCGGCCCGATCAACCTTCGCCTGAGCCGCCCGGAACGTACCGGCGTGGCACCGGTCCTGCTGGTGGAGGTGTCCGATCCCCTTCCGGATCCTCCCGTGGAGAGATCGGCCCGCAGCGAGGACGAGAGCGGACGAGGGCTGCAACTGGTGGCCTGTTCCGCCCGTCGCTGGGGCACGCGCCGGGGCAGGACCGGCAAGACCGTGTGGTTCGAGCTGGCTCTCGCTGGTTAG
- a CDS encoding SpoIIE family protein phosphatase has product MSEIPETASDVVWQSSPPGSIYDYIKVASFSIGHDGLVDQWSDRAVELFGIAADEARGKDPVEVFMPAELRPRGRRRLAEILDGKEWTGLVPFRMPGGSQAHGLAEIYVMPSETSQGEQGALCIVLDVRALRRIETDLAASQAIFGQSPFGFLLFGTDLTVQRANQRFATVFGGAAEDHRGRTVHDYLSRPEAERMNASLRRVLETGDPVTDLQIVGTAPGSTDRRHWSINLYRVHGGSGRPVGVAGVGTDVTRRHIAAREAANARRNLALLNEASARIGNSLDLETTARELLDVAVPGFCDLASVDLYQGLLTGDEAPPGQWGSARSEGFGGGSAELRRVAFASAVSDAPLMTTPGCAPEGSAPTAVGEVHRYPFNSPCAGALRTAAVRSIPGEDGSLVQSTLAVPMVAHDTVVGLVQFSRTKGSEPFGERDRALAVELAARAAVCIDNARLYRREHERALILQRSLLPPGDPEAAGLDIACRYLPGTTATEVGGDWFDVIELPGHRTALVVGDVMGRGLRAAVAMGELRTAVRTLALLDLEPAEVLSALDEIARGLGSPAKGGRTSGGAQVPSRVAHTSRDADLSEVYLATCVYAVYDPVTRRCTFANAGHLPPVLVEPGEEALLLDVPPGMPLGVGGEPFEEVEVEVPEGSLLALYTDGLVESRDHPLEEGLRAFRAALADPVRPLEDVADHVLGALDTRHGEDDIALLMARIQGLPTEAVGDWRLPREPRSVGRARELARAQLTAWDLEALVDTVELLVSELVTNALRYGEGEIRLRLLRDRTLVCEVWDAGLVQPRRRRARDTDEGGRGLQLVGLLSAAWGSRRTPRGKTVWFELALPDGEGSAEPTVEQLLSMF; this is encoded by the coding sequence GTGAGCGAAATACCTGAGACGGCGAGCGATGTCGTATGGCAGAGCAGCCCGCCTGGCTCGATCTATGACTACATCAAGGTGGCCTCGTTCTCGATCGGCCACGACGGTCTGGTCGACCAGTGGAGCGACCGGGCCGTGGAGCTGTTCGGCATCGCTGCCGACGAGGCCAGGGGCAAGGACCCGGTCGAGGTCTTCATGCCCGCTGAGCTCCGCCCCCGCGGACGCCGCAGACTGGCCGAGATCCTCGACGGCAAGGAGTGGACCGGACTCGTCCCCTTCCGGATGCCGGGCGGCAGCCAGGCGCACGGCCTCGCCGAGATCTATGTGATGCCCAGTGAGACGTCCCAGGGCGAACAGGGCGCGCTGTGCATCGTCCTCGACGTCCGCGCGCTGCGCCGGATAGAGACCGACCTCGCCGCATCGCAGGCTATTTTCGGCCAATCTCCTTTCGGGTTCCTGCTCTTCGGCACCGACCTCACCGTGCAGCGCGCCAACCAGCGTTTCGCCACCGTCTTCGGCGGCGCCGCGGAGGACCACCGCGGCCGCACCGTGCACGACTACCTCTCCCGCCCGGAGGCGGAGCGGATGAACGCCTCGCTGCGCAGGGTCCTGGAGACCGGTGACCCCGTCACCGACCTCCAGATCGTCGGCACGGCCCCCGGCAGCACCGACCGCAGGCACTGGTCGATCAACCTCTACCGGGTGCACGGCGGATCAGGCCGGCCCGTGGGGGTCGCCGGGGTCGGCACGGATGTCACACGCCGTCACATCGCAGCCCGCGAAGCCGCGAACGCCCGCCGGAACCTCGCCCTCCTCAACGAGGCGAGCGCCCGGATCGGCAACTCCCTCGACCTGGAGACCACCGCCCGCGAACTCCTCGACGTCGCCGTCCCCGGCTTCTGCGACCTCGCCTCCGTCGACCTGTACCAAGGACTGCTCACCGGCGACGAGGCCCCGCCCGGACAGTGGGGCTCCGCACGCTCGGAGGGCTTCGGAGGAGGCAGCGCCGAACTGCGCAGGGTCGCCTTCGCCAGCGCCGTCTCCGACGCCCCGCTGATGACCACTCCGGGCTGCGCGCCAGAAGGGAGCGCCCCCACCGCGGTCGGCGAGGTCCACCGCTACCCGTTCAACTCCCCGTGCGCCGGCGCCCTGCGCACGGCGGCCGTCCGGTCGATCCCCGGCGAGGACGGCAGCCTCGTCCAGTCGACGCTGGCCGTACCGATGGTGGCGCACGACACCGTCGTCGGACTGGTGCAGTTCTCCCGCACCAAGGGCAGCGAACCCTTCGGGGAACGGGACCGGGCCCTCGCCGTCGAGCTCGCGGCCCGCGCCGCCGTCTGCATCGACAACGCCCGGCTGTACCGCAGGGAGCACGAACGCGCCCTCATCCTCCAGCGCAGCCTGCTGCCCCCCGGCGACCCGGAGGCGGCCGGGCTCGACATCGCCTGCCGCTATCTGCCCGGCACCACCGCCACGGAAGTCGGCGGCGACTGGTTCGACGTCATCGAACTCCCCGGCCACCGCACCGCCCTGGTCGTCGGCGACGTGATGGGCCGCGGGCTGCGGGCCGCCGTCGCCATGGGCGAACTGCGCACCGCCGTGAGGACCCTGGCCCTGCTCGACCTCGAACCGGCCGAAGTGCTCTCCGCGCTCGACGAGATCGCGCGCGGCCTCGGCAGCCCCGCCAAGGGCGGCCGCACCTCGGGCGGCGCCCAGGTCCCCTCCCGCGTCGCCCACACGTCCCGCGACGCGGACCTCTCCGAGGTATACCTCGCCACCTGCGTCTACGCCGTCTACGACCCGGTCACCCGGCGCTGCACCTTCGCCAACGCGGGCCATCTGCCGCCCGTTCTGGTCGAACCGGGCGAAGAGGCGCTGCTGCTCGACGTGCCGCCGGGCATGCCGCTCGGCGTGGGCGGCGAACCCTTCGAGGAGGTGGAGGTCGAAGTACCCGAGGGATCCCTCCTCGCCCTCTACACCGACGGCCTGGTCGAGTCCCGCGACCACCCGCTCGAAGAGGGCCTGCGCGCCTTCCGTGCCGCACTCGCGGATCCGGTACGCCCCCTCGAGGACGTCGCCGACCATGTGCTCGGCGCCCTCGACACCCGGCACGGCGAGGACGACATCGCGCTGCTGATGGCCCGCATACAGGGCCTGCCGACCGAAGCCGTGGGCGACTGGCGTCTGCCCCGCGAACCCCGCTCGGTGGGCCGGGCCCGCGAACTGGCCCGCGCCCAGCTGACCGCCTGGGACCTCGAGGCGCTCGTCGACACGGTCGAACTCCTCGTCAGCGAACTGGTCACCAACGCCCTGCGCTACGGGGAGGGCGAGATCCGCCTGCGGCTGCTCAGGGACCGGACCCTGGTCTGCGAGGTGTGGGACGCCGGCCTCGTCCAGCCCCGACGCCGCCGCGCCCGCGACACCGACGAGGGAGGCCGCGGCCTCCAACTGGTCGGCCTCCTGAGCGCGGCGTGGGGCTCACGGCGGACGCCGCGGGGCAAGACGGTGTGGTTCGAGCTGGCACTGCCGGACGGCGAGGGGTCGGCGGAGCCGACGGTGGAGCAGCTGCTGAGCATGTTCTGA
- a CDS encoding (deoxy)nucleoside triphosphate pyrophosphohydrolase: MTDRVVVVAGAVYEEGRLLAARRSAPAELAGRWELPGGKLEPGESPEQALVRELREELGIETEPVDRVPGEWPLRAGYVLQVWTARLLSGEPRPLQDHDALRWLGPDELDAVDWLDQDLPAVAACARQRRERAEGTGEGARR, encoded by the coding sequence ATGACTGATCGTGTGGTGGTCGTGGCCGGAGCTGTGTACGAAGAAGGGCGGCTCCTCGCCGCGCGGCGCAGCGCGCCCGCCGAGCTGGCCGGCCGCTGGGAGCTGCCCGGCGGCAAGCTGGAGCCGGGGGAGAGTCCCGAGCAGGCGCTCGTGCGTGAACTGCGCGAAGAACTGGGCATCGAGACCGAACCGGTGGACCGTGTCCCCGGCGAGTGGCCGCTGCGGGCGGGATACGTGCTCCAGGTGTGGACGGCCCGGCTGCTGTCCGGTGAGCCCAGGCCGCTTCAGGACCACGACGCCCTCCGCTGGCTCGGGCCGGACGAGCTCGACGCCGTCGACTGGCTCGACCAGGACCTGCCCGCGGTCGCCGCCTGCGCGCGCCAACGGCGCGAGCGGGCGGAGGGGACCGGGGAGGGCGCACGCCGCTGA